One region of Leishmania panamensis strain MHOM/PA/94/PSC-1 chromosome 28 sequence genomic DNA includes:
- a CDS encoding hypothetical protein (TriTrypDB/GeneDB-style sysID: LpmP.28.0490): protein MCKPIVNTPPPLRQPTPSFKPQIVYSKNMSEAIGVVLNTTIDAVNATLQNTSSQLVSAATKMKPTEASSSIVGVMGDSLNIPQTTTAAPLTDNLKAMTTTSLSEEISQLSLVHLFAWILLFAAITLMTVVLLNCCLHSQKDSAYSAAKGDDAEEMHGKAAVLPSVPTPSTHPVGPSSGTSSSSRLLASRGNLARQQFLESRKTGSAAKCYGGTDSTSAAA, encoded by the coding sequence ATGTGCAAGCCGATCGTTAacacgccaccgcctctgcggcAGCCGACGCCTTCTTTCAAGCCCCAAATTGTTTACTCCAAGAACATGTCTGAAGCGATAGGGGTTGTCCTAAACACCACTATAGACGCTGTCAACGCTACCCTGCAGAATACCTCTAGTCAGCTCGTGTCTGCCGCGACTAAGATGAAGCCCACCGAGGCGTCGTCAAGTATCGTTGGTGTCATGGGGGATAGTCTCAACATCCCAcagacaacaacagccgCCCCACTCACCGATAACCTTAAGGCGATGACCACCACGTCGCTCTCGGAGGAAATATCGCAGCTATCGCTAGTTCACTTGTTTGCCTGGATTCTACTTTTCGCCGCCATCACATTGATGACAGTGGTCCTGCTCAACTGTTGCCTACACAGCCAGAAAGACTCCGCTTATTCCGCTGCGAAGGGGGACGATGCCGAGGAGATGCACGGCAAGGCCGCTGTGTTGCCCTCGGTGCCTACTCCGAGTACACACCCAGTGGGCCCAAGCTCCGGTACCTCGTCGTCGAGCCGCCTGCTCGCTTCTCGCGGAAATCTCGCCCGACAGCAGTTTTTGGAGTCGCGCAAGACGGGGAGCGCTGCAAAGTGTTACGGAGGTACGGACTCGACATCTGCAGCCGCGTGA
- a CDS encoding propionyl-coa carboxylase beta chain, putative (TriTrypDB/GeneDB-style sysID: LpmP.28.0500): MRRARVVVASAAVGVGGIGISQLAKEFDRHTHNPTAAEVSRHKKKRLTAMERVELFCDPGTFRERDALVEHECHNFGMENRKVPGDGFITGTGKVFGRPVFLFSHDFTVFGGSLSGSNAAKVVRIMDEAAKIGVPVIGFNDSGGARIQEGVDSLAGYAEIFLRNTLFSGVIPQISVIMGPCAGGAVYSPAITDFTFMVENSSYMFVTGPEVVSAVGGKLVGKEELGGPHVHATKSGVSAGTFPNDIVALAQLRRLYSYLPLNNRDSAPVVPTADNRHRDVSSLNTVVPLEVKEAYDMRDAILPVIDQDSFFEIQPQFAKNIICGFARIEGRSVCIIANQPKAQAGVLDIDSSVKAARMVRFADAFNIPIITFVDVPGFLPGVHQEYGGIIRHGAKLLYAYAEATVPKITIITRKAYGGAYDVMSSKHLRGDSNYAWPRAEIAVMGAAGACKLLYSKETAEQQAQRIVDYEKTFCTPLSAARKGFIDAVIDPSETRIRVCEDLERLSRKQLCNPWKKHGNIPL; the protein is encoded by the coding sequence ATGCGCCGAGcgcgcgtggtggtggcttcCGCGGCCGTCGGTGTGGGTGGGATAGGCATCTCGCAACTAGCGAAGGAGTTTgaccgccacacacacaacccgACCGCAGCTGAGGTGTCACGCCACAAGAAGAAACGCCTGACTGCCATGGAGCGCGTGGAGCTCTTCTGCGATCCCGGCACATTCCGTGAGCGTGATGCCCTCGTTGAGCATGAGTGCCACAATTTTGGTATGGAGAATAGGAAGGTGCCGGGTGACGGCTTCATTACGGGTACGGGCAAGGTCTTTGGTCGccctgtgtttctcttctcgcacGACTTCACGGTGTTcggcggctctctctctggctccAATGCCGCAAAGGTGGTGCGCATCATGGACGAGGCCGCCAAGATCGGTGTGCCCGTGATCGGCTTCAACGACTCCGGCGGCGCGCGCATCCAGGAGGGTGTGGACTCGCTGGCTGGCTACGCTGAGATTTTCCTCCGCAACACGCTCTTCTCCGGTGTCATTCCCCAGATCTCCGTGATCATGGGCCCctgtgcaggcggtgctgtctACTCGCCCGCTATAACCGACTTCACGTTCATGGTGGAGAACTCGTCCTACATGTTTGTGACGGGTCCGGAGGTGGTGAGTGCCGTGGGCGGAAAGCTtgtgggaaaggaggagctCGGCGGTCCGCATGTGCACGCGACCAAATCGGGTGTGTCAGCGGGTACGTTCCCGAACGACATCGtagcgctggcgcagctccgccgcctctACTCATATCTGCCGCTGAACAACCGCGACTCTGCCCCAGTGGTGCCAACGGCCGACAACCGCCACCGCGACGTCTCCTCGCTGAACACGGTCGTGCCCctggaggtgaaggaggccTACGACATGCGCGACGCTATCCTCCCTGTGATTGACCAAGACTCCTTCTTTGAGATTCAGCCGCAGTTCGCCAAGAACATCATCTGCGGTTTCGCACGCATTGAGGGTCGCTCGGTGTGCATCATTGCGAACCAGCCGAAGGCGCAGGCTGGCGTACTGGACATCGACTCCTCCGTCAAGGCCGCACGCATGGTACGGTTCGCTGATGCCTTCAACATTCCAATCATCACCTTCGTAGATGTCCCCGGGTTCTTGCCGGGCGTGCATCAGGAGTACGGCGGCATCATTCGCCACGGTGCGAAGCTGCTGTATGCCTATGcggaggcgacggtgccTAAGATAACGATTATCACGCGCAAGGCGTACGGTGGCGCCTACGATGTGATGAGCTCAAAGCACCTCCGTGGCGACAGCAACTACGCCTGGCCGCGCGCCGAGATTGCCGTCATGGGCGCTGCCGGTGCATGCAAGCTACTATACTCGAAGGagacggcggagcagcaggcgcagcgtaTCGTAGATTATGAGAAGACCTTCTGTACCCCGCTCTCCGCCGCGCGAAAGGGCTTTATCGATGCTGTGATTGATCCCAGCGAGACCCGTATTCGCGTATGCGAAGATCTGGAGCGTCTGTCTCGCAAGCAACTCTGTAATCCGTGGAAGAAGCACGGCAACATTCCACTGTAA
- a CDS encoding hypothetical protein (TriTrypDB/GeneDB-style sysID: LpmP.28.0510), whose amino-acid sequence MHMSLGVADATAEGNLFSLCPEDDGNVPDMPFFAASNLEDRPIAPAAEDYPLGCEVELRDIEFAKIAQESSHWEPIMEAVFAVPRRRVRVDRHTGDYTFVLCNDIDGFERVGCTLYRACLSEPKVKATRYYSSIRSALSGLELEDNAEDILSRPVQLCVATATAAETGCTVLEARGAATPSAGNNNILTSVKSVRSAVYMTSSADDARRRSFMTYMRRGTAEIGKRNCEAALRYYNRALEEMPEEEARVRSSRSVAYLLAGEKDRALEDANRVVHLVPRESVGYIRTGNVLRSMKKFVDAQKMYATALKYDSSSTVVRILLEGNSVAMLYEGRTKRYKKMRIFYDDAAQRAIAVAAQNMDASEIVMKEASSCVFPLLSGIYRVASGRQCCPMCCHCGRPFVDEAQMAEQIPGLTKQLLNSLHVVVRPVPCDSSCNALYCSESCKSKAWVEHHWVECTQRGRWRDGVPVVHCLLDQYVMTCAANAADEEVPTDISPTPQCVAEDTRPIITAACVRIAVRMMSRMVSSVLPAQEAVQQYRWLPVADVVRSQRREVKELLITCYSTLSQGFSSEDSDQLTFEVFQDYYEKAKSNSIIICCSMWPKVVERVRSHLDLVTAEDSPAGLQDSDTPFHLCLQQVLNAPRQGVPGTYHICISMFELASLMTSNNCTRSETMRPNVMVRTFAESAASLRLRTLRPIAKEEVLTMDWPVYGAA is encoded by the coding sequence ATGCATATGTCCCTGGGCGTCGCAGACGCGACTGCCGAGGGcaacctcttctctctctgtccagAGGATGACGGCAATGTCCCCGACATGCCGTTTTTTGCGGCGAGTAACCTCGAGGATCGTCCCATAGCTCCCGCCGCAGAGGACTACCCGCTCGGGTGTGAGGTAGAGCTGCGTGACATCGAATTTGCCAAGATTGCGCAGGAAAGTAGTCACTGGGAGCCAATCATGGAGGCTGTCTTCGCGGTTCCGCGGCGCCGGGTGCGAGTGGATCGACACACCGGAGATTACACGTTTGTGCTGTGCAACGACATCGACGGCTTTGAGCGCGTCGGCTGCACCCTCTACCGCGCGTGCCTGAGCGAACCGAAAGTGAAGGCGACTCGGTACTACTCGAGTATTCGCAGTGCACTCTCCGGCCTGGAGCTGGAGGACAACGCTGAGGACATCCTGAGCAGGCCTGTGCAGCTCTGTGTAGCCACGGCGACCGCTGCAGAGACGGGTTGCACAGTGCTGGAAGCGAGAGGGGCGGCAACACCATCCGCAGGGAACAACAACATACTAACGTCGGTGAAGtctgtgcgcagcgccgtctaCATGACTAGCTCTGCGGACGACGCCCGCCGACGCAGTTTTATGACATACATGAGGAGGGGAACTGCAGAAATCGGCAAGCGCAACTGCGAGGCTGCGCTACGCTACTACAACCGCGCTCTCGAGGAGATGccagaagaagaggcgcgggtgcgcagcagccgctctgTGGCGTATCTCTTGGCAGGTGAAAAAGACCGGGCGCTGGAAGATGCCAATCGTGTGGTGCACCTTGTTCCGCGGGAGAGTGTGGGGTATATCCGAACGGGCAACGTGCTGCGTAGCATGAAAAAGTTTGTTGATGCGCAGAAGATGTACGCTACAGCGCTCAAGTACGACAGCTCCAGCACGGTCGTGCGCATCCTCCTCGAGGGCAACTCCGTGGCGATGCTCTACGAGGGACGCACGAAGCGCTACAAAAAAATGCGGATTTTTTACGACGACGCAGCACaacgcgccatcgccgtggcggcgcagaaCATGGACGCAAGCGAGATTGTGATGAAGGAGGCTTCCAGCTGCGTATTCCCGCTGCTGAGCGGCATCTACCGCGTCGCGAGCGGGCGACAGTGCTGCCCGATGTGCTGCCATTGCGGCCGCCCATTCGTGGACGAAGCTCAGATGGCGGAGCAGATTCCTGGGTTGacgaagcagctgctcaacTCTCTTCACGTTGTGGTCCGCCCTGTACCGTGCGATAGTAGCTGCAACGCCCTCTACTGCAGTGAAAGTTGCAAGTCAAAGGCGTGGGTGGAGCATCACTGGGTGGAATGCACGCAGCGCGGGCGATGGCGCGATGGGGTGCCGGTGGTGCATTGCCTCCTGGATCAGTACGTCATGACGTGCGCTGCCAACGCCGCCGATGAGGAAGTCCCGACTGACATCTCCCCGACGCCCCAATGCGTGGCAGAGGATACGCGTCccatcatcaccgccgcTTGCGTCCGCATAGCGGTACGGATGATGTCACGTATGGTGAGCAGCGTACTGCCCGCCCAGGAGGCAGTTCAGCAGTACCGGTGGCTACCCGTTGCCGACGTTGTGCGAAGTcagcggagagaggtgaaggagttACTTATAACATGCTactccaccctctcccaAGGGTTCTCTTCCGAGGACAGTGACCAGCTCACCTTCGAGGTGTTTCAGGACTACTACGAAAAGGCTAAGTCGAACTCGATCATCATCTGCTGCTCCATGTGGCCCAAGGTGGTGGAGCGTGTGCGTAGCCATCTTGACTTGGTGACCGCAGAAGACAGTCCAGCCGGTTTGCAAGACAGCGATACCCCGTTCCACTTATGCCTACAGCAAGTGCTGAATGCTCCACGCCAAGGTGTACCGGGCACGTACCACATCTGCATCTCCATGTTCGAACTGGCCTCTCTTATGACATCGAACAACTGCACGCGATCGGAGACGATGCGGCCCAACGTGATGGTGCGCACGTTTGCGGAGTCGGCGGCAAGCCTGCGCCTGCGGACACTGCGGCCCATcgccaaggaggaggtgttgACGATGGATTGGCCGGTTTACGGTGCCGCGTGA
- a CDS encoding hypothetical protein (TriTrypDB/GeneDB-style sysID: LpmP.28.0520) encodes MEYSGIALSPVDAEISIRQLRSFSVGEVGTSSWKDQREAMERLNMCTHSNAMQKTDDFVKSFLLEHDKLSDVLHELLVMEVWRQRVLPGAVEAVTHNPTATYMYCAYESVLVNLLECICFYEEVVVGFGDDVLELIDYCWRQVTRLFSEKNISEVPTVAVKESPLDYLEQQLREQRIQRAMRCISVLWFITDRLEALPLSAMNHVLRRNDVPFGLAEALLLQPWLRRSAGVVQKFQSGTFIAAPGDESQRVCVPEAHAWFCLHKLLCDSECRRQYPYTQHRKITLLRVRSLMNETLLDQLPALQDVQRALEELSFMEPPTGTEEKFRSTLIIEQVPRLMSSVDLPSVNWATEVERMKRLLSDRSEAVSDAIRMAQLFDLMFAEQP; translated from the coding sequence ATGGAGTACAGCGGCATCGCCCTTTCGCCGGTGGATGCGGAGATCAGCATCCGGCAactgcgctccttctctgtggGGGAAGTCGGCACGTCTTCCTGGAAAGATCAGCGTGAGGCGATGGAGCGGCTCAACATGTGTACGCACAGCAACGCTATGCAGAAGACGGATGACTTTGTGAAATCGTTTCTTCTTGAGCACGACAAGCTTAGTGACGTCTTGCACGAGTTGCTGGTGATGGAGGtatggcggcagcgcgtgctgccAGGCGCCGTCGAGGCCGTCACGCACAATCCGACGGCGACGTACATGTACTGTGCTTACGAGTCAGTGCTTGTGAACCTGCTGGAGTGTATTTGCTTCTATGAGGAGGTAGTGGTTGGATTCGGTGATGATGTTCTGGAGCTCATTGATTACTGCTGGCGTCAGGTGACTCGTCTCTTCTCTGAGAAGAACATCAGTGAGGTGCCGACTGTagcggtgaaggagagcCCGCTTGACTacctggagcagcagctgcgggagcAGCGCATTCAACGAGCAATGAGGTGCATCTCCGTGCTGTGGTTCATCACGGACCGACTAGAGGCGCTGCCTCTGTCCGCCATGAACCACGTCTTGCGGAGAAACGATGTTCCTTTCGGCTtggcagaggcgctgctACTCCAGCCGTGGCTGCGCCGTTCCGCCGGCGTGGTGCAGAAATTTCAAAGCGGTACCTTCATTGCGGCACCCGGGGACGAGTCACAGAGGGTATGCGTGCCAGAGGCCCATGCGTGGTTCTGTCTGCACAAGCTCCTGTGCGACTCCGAGTGTCGTCGACAGTATCCGTACACGCAGCACAGGAAGATCACGCTCCTGCGCGTTCGCTCTCTCATGAATGAGACACTGCTGGATCAGCTTCCCGCTTTGCAAGATGTCCAGCGCGCGCTCGAGGAGCTGTCATTTATGGAGCCGCCAACTGGCACCGAGGAAAAGTTCCGCAGTACCCTGATCATAGAGCAAGTGCCTCGGTTAATGTCGTCTGTTGACCTACCCAGTGTGAATTGGGCTACGGAGGTGGAAAGGATGAAGCGGCTGCTCTCTGACCGTAGCGAGGCAGTGAGTGATGCCATTCGCATGGCTCAACTCTTTGACCTCATGTTTGCCGAGCAACCGTAA
- the LMAIRK gene encoding protein kinase, putative (TriTrypDB/GeneDB-style sysID: LpmP.28.0530) yields the protein MTTEVGPDDSVVNNFIITPPSPRSEWTIHDFELLHKLGGGNYGDVYLASVRKSNYVVAIKKLSIKKLAEFDIANQLRREIEIAFNTRHKYLLRTYAYFFDEHDIYLILEPCSNGMLYSELNRVKLFPPPTAARYVAQLTEALLYLHQHHILHRDIKPENILLDHNQNIKLADFGWSVHDPLNRRKTSCGTPEYFPPEIVSRQMYDMTADLWCLGIFCFELLVGHTPFVCKDNDQIYKKIHAMQYTIPDSVPPEAKDLISNLLVREGSKRLALHRVLNHPFLLKYYYVPNGITPPTGKRPRS from the coding sequence ATGACGACGGAGGTTGGCCCTGATGACAGTGTCGTGAATAACTTCATCATTACCCCACCGTCCCCAAGGTCGGAGTGGACAATACACGACtttgagctgctgcacaagcTGGGTGGTGGAAACTACGGCGATGTCTACTTGGCGAGTGTGCGCAAGAGCAACTATGTCGTGGCCATCAAGAAGCTCTCTATTAAAAAACTGGCAGAGTTTGATATCGCCAACCAGCTGCGGCGCGAGATCGAGATCGCCTTCAACACGCGGCATAAGTACCTCCTGCGAACCTATGCCTACTTCTTCGACGAGCACGATATTTACCTCATCCTGGAGCCGTGCAGCAATGGTATGCTCTACAGCGAGCTGAATCGCGTGAAGCTGTTCCCACCACCCACGGCAGCCCGCTACGTAGCACAGCTGACCGAGGCGCTTCTGTacctccaccagcaccacaTTCTGCATCGCGACATCAAGCCAGAGAACATTCTGTTGGACCACAACCAGAATATCAAGCTCGCCGATTTCGGCTGGTCGGTGCACGATCCGCTGAATCGGCGCAAGACCTCCTGCGGGACGCCAGAGTACTTTCCGCCTGAGATTGTCAGTCGGCAGATGTATGATATGACCGCCGACCTCTGGTGCCTGGGCATCTTCTGCTTTGAGCTACTTGTGGGCCACACGCCGTTTGTGTGCAAGGACAACGACCAAATCTACAAGAAGATCCATGCGATGCAGTACACCATCCCGGACAGCGTTCCACCAGAGGCAAAGGATTTGATTTCGAATCTGCTCGTCCGCGAGGGGTCGAAGCGGCTGGCGCTACATCGCGTGCTGAACCACCCGTTCTTGCTCAAATACTACTATGTGCCGAACGGTATTACACCCCCGACGGGAAAGCGGCCGCGCAGCTAG
- a CDS encoding RAD50 DNA repair-like protein (TriTrypDB/GeneDB-style sysID: LpmP.28.0540): MTSIEKLQLCGVRSFDPNPANQQFIQFQKPLTVILGKNGAGKTTIIEALLNACTGAMPPGSGAERGSFVYDPKVVGETEVKAQIRLIFTGKGSKVMQVIRSFQATRSAHRVTFTTLDNTVAFQDSATGEVISSTYRSSDVDRVVPEMLGVSPAVLTHVIFCHQEECNWPLGPPKDVKRIFDDIFAATRYVLALDRLRDNSKEFRRQLKEHEASLMALREHREQAKQLEQQIAQKESLVKAIQSRSIGIEPELRGLCQAREELRAVEEQIETLQREVAVTSGRLEERREAIRRMGAPTTSQTLEDLLEIRRCFGAQMQQLEESLVRDTKRHDAAAARRRIQEEEMYKCRSNVQLLEREALVHKGNVVQLRELIQHLSSEYVLSEDSIDELSLQRVLQKAEVAVSAARQRICAATECVQQRIQDAEDGVQGNSRAVDGCNREIEMREHALEGVCRRIKENAAAISALGGDGCRTQLLQVQTEVEELQQRVAAAEVLRKKGGEAKRSQHILMELEGQNSAVAQLREEMMQQKLMERQGHDLVLLRQQVDESNAAVATALQRDVLPILQEIGMQVPQDVGADTFSLQTLTSLRTQTAQVQQLKAEDLRALQTRVLELENMCAIEEQQMSYNTNELDQCRRSVDAGTRQCSGLVSNMEDYEQMLLQAREAAETASQRRHVLETLATCYHDFMVVAREKGMCAVCERSFESEDALERFLTRNAAKQRTSPDQLAAVEAAVTKAQVTYEGFEKLQNVVATVRRNLPRIPDLEAELEALEERVKKNRAEQRKVSAARDASQHVVHQLDIVFQHLCRVCTMGEKTVALRDTLRRKEKDAEAAQAEQQRQPQIRRMQGSGDGAAERVQLPQRSFEELSEAYAASTERLHQLNRQFAEAQRMECGQDENAVHRQLQERKAALFQAEVAVAKLEDLETVARELQEEAVHHRTRLEELKVQATEAQRSVEVHQWRVLQLRTELQKVEAAERGALDTAEQQLRQLQLSLPAVLSYVQNGCNQRLEGLRGHLRETESAYEAATQEEEELASRINEARTTLSDQHRRSADMDRQIDVLQQAVSIAADEARLTETERTLASLKSDRLHDVEQLLGEGAGQASLAALREMITAKITSLEKIRAQQDGNTEAMLLDVSQLKQQLRGDKYQNIEKRYRSTFLKVQTTEISIQDIEKYYSALEKAVQSYHQEKITQINQIIAELWRLTYRGSDIDTVEIRSETEGTTTTAARRSYNYRVVMKRGNNEMDMRGRCSAGQKALASIIIRLALSEAFCCDCGILALDEPTTNLDDDNARSLADALRTLIEVRRAVKHFQLVVITHDEQFVRALGGQSLEKFYYVHKDREGAFSVIDERTFDQLFA, translated from the coding sequence ATGACGAGCATCGAGAAGTTGCAGCTGTGCGGTGTTCGCAGCTTCGACCCAAACCCAGCAAATCAGCAGTTTATTCAGTTTCAGAAGCCTTTGACGGTCATTCTCGGTAAGAATGGTGCTGGCAAAACCACCATCATCGAGGCCCTGCTGAACGCGTGTACGGGGGCCATGCCGCCTGGCAGTGGGGCTGAGAGGGGTTCTTTTGTCTATGATCCCAAGGTCGTTGGCGAGACAGAGGTCAAGGCGCAGATTCGACTGATTTTTACAGGAAAGGGTAGTAAGGTGATGCAGGTTATCCGCTCCTTCCAGGCTACACGGAGCGCTCACCGCGTCACTTTTACCACACTCGACAACACCGTCGCTTTCCAGGACTCGGCTACCGGGGAGGTGATCTCCAGCACGTACCGTTCCAGTGATGTGGACCGTGTCGTACCGGAAATGTTGGGTGTGTCGCCCGCTGTTCTGACACACGTCATTTTCTGCCACCAGGAAGAGTGCAACTGGCCACTGGGGCCGCCGAAGGATGTGAAGCGTATCTTTGACGACATCTTCGCCGCCACCCGGTACGTCCTCGCACTGGACAGGTTGCGcgacaacagcaaagagTTCCGCCGCCAGCTGAAGGAGCACGAGGCAAGTCTGATGGCCCTACGGGAGCACCGCGAGCAagcgaagcagctggagcagcagatTGCGCAGAAGGAAAGCCTTGTCAAGGCCATTCAGAGCCGCAGCATCGGCATCGAGCCAGAGCTGCGGGGCCTGTGCCAGGCACGGGAGGAACTGCGTGCAGTGGAGGAACAGATCGAGACGCTGCAACGTGAGGTGGCGGTCACCAGCGGACGTCTCGAAGAGCGCCGCGAGGCCATACGACGCATGGGTGCACCTACCACAAGTCAGACACTAGAGGATTTGCTCGAAATACGCCGCTGCTTTGGAGCGCAGATGCAGCAACTCGAAGAGAGCCTCGTGCGCGATACCAAGCGCCACgatgcagccgcagcgcggcggcgcattcaagaggaggagatgtaCAAGTGCCGCTCGaacgtgcagctgctggagcgtgaggcgctggtgcacaAGGGGAATGTGGTGCAGCTTCGCGAACTTATCCAGCACTTGTCCAGCGAGTACGTCCTGAGCGAAGACAGCATTGATGAGCTCAGCCTGCAGCGGGTGCTCCAAaaggcggaggtggccgtATCAGCCGCACGTCAGCGCATTTGCGCTGCCACAGAGTGCGTTCAGCAGCGTATTCAAGACGCAGAGGACGGCGTGCAGGGCAACTCTCGCGCGGTGGATGGATGCAACAGGGAGATCGAGATGCGCGAACACGCCCTGGAAGGTGTGTGCCGCCGCATCAAGGAgaacgccgctgccatctcGGCCCTTGGCGGCGACGGGTGCCGCACACAGCTGCTCCAGGTTCAGACCGAGGtggaagagctgcagcagcgtgtcgccgccgctgaagTGTTGCGGAAGAAGGGCGGTGAGGCGAAGCGCAGTCAGCACATTCTCATGGAGTTAGAGGGGCAGAACAGTGCGGTGGCCCAACTGCGCGAGGAGATGATGCAGCAGAAGTTGATGGAGCGTCAGGGGCACGATCTGGTGTTGCTGCGTCAGCAGGTCGACGAATCCAATGCGGCTGTGGCGACGGCGTTACAGCGAGATGTACTCCCGATTTTGCAAGAGATCGGCATGCAAGTCCCACAGGATGTGGGTGCTGACACCTTCTCATTGCAAACTCTAACGTCTTTGCGCACCCAAACCGCTCAGGTACAGCAGCTCAAGGCGGAGGACttgcgcgcgctgcagacACGCGTGCTAGAGCTAGAGAATATGTGTGCCatagaggagcagcagatgTCCTACAACACCAATGAGCTAGACCAGTGTCGCCGCTCTGTTGATGCCGGCACTAGACAATGCTCCGGTCTCGTCTCTAACATGGAGGACTACGAGCAAATGCTACTACAGGCCAGggaggcagcagagacgGCGTCGCAGAGGCGCCACGTCCTGGAGACCCTTGCGACGTGCTACCACGATTTTatggtggtggcgagggagaaggggatgTGCGCCGTCTGCGAGCGTTCCTTTGAGAGTGAGGACGCGTTGGAGCGTTTTCTGACGCGAAATGCAGCCAAACAGCGCACCAGCCCCGATCAACTGGCGGCTGTGGAGGCGGCCGTCACCAAAGCCCAGGTGACCTACGAAGGTTTTGAAAAGCTGCAGAACGTCGTGGCGACTGTGCGGCGGAACTTGCCGCGTATTCCAGATCTGGAGGCCGAACTTGAAGCGCTTgaggagagggtgaagaagaatcgagcggagcagcgcaagGTCTCTGCGGCCCGCGATGCCTCTCAGCATGTGGTGCATCAGCTAGACATCGTGTTCCAACATCTGTGCAGAGTGTGCACCATGGGGGAGAAAACGGTGGCACTGCGCGACACACTGAggcggaaggagaaggacgctgaggcggcgcaggcggagcaacagcgacagccaCAGATACGACGAATGcagggcagcggcgacggtgccgcggAAAGAgttcagctgccgcagcgctccTTTGAGGAGCTTTCTGAGGCCTACGCGGCTTCGACGGAGCGGCTGCACCAGCTCAACAGGCAGTTTGCTGAGGCCCAACGGATGGAGTGCGGCCAGGACGAGAATGCGGTGCatcggcagctgcaggagcgcaagGCAGCGCTGTTTCAGGCGGAGGTTGCGGTGGCAAAGCTGGAGGATCTAGAGACGGTAGCTcgtgagctgcaggaggaggcggttCACCACCGCACGCgactggaggagctgaaggttCAGGCAACAGAAGCGCAGCGTAGCGTGGAGGTGCACCAGTGGCGCGTTCTGCAACTGCGTACCGAGCTTCAAAAGGTGGAAGCTGCCGAGCGCGGCGCTTTGGACACAGCGGaacagcagctccgccagtTGCAGCTTTCACTGCCTGCGGTGCTCAGCTACGTACAGAACGGCTGCAACCAACGATTGGAGGGGCTTCGGGGGCACCTACGCGAGACCGAGAGCGCGTACGAGGCCGCGACccaggaggaagaggagctaGCCAGTCGGATTAACGAAGCTCGGACGACGCTAAGTgaccagcaccgccgctccgCTGACATGGACCGCCAGATCGATGTtctgcagcaggcggtgtCCATCGCGGCCGACGAGGCGCGCCTGACAGAGACGGAGCGCACTCTCGCCTCGCTGAAGTCGGACCGCCTGCACGACGTGGAGCAGCTATTGGGCGAGGGGGCGGGACAGGCGAGCCTCGCAGCACTGCGTGAGATGATCACCGCCAAAATCACGTCGCTAGAGAAGATACGCGCGCAGCAAGACGGCAATACGGAGGCGATGCTGCTTGATGTGAGtcagctgaagcagcagctgcgtggcgACAAGTACCAGAACATCGAAAAGCGTTACCGGTCGACTTTTCTGAAAGTGCAAACGACGGAGATATCTATCCAGGATATCGAGAAGTACTACAGCGCTctggagaaggcggtgcAGTCGTACCACCAGGAGAAGATTACACAGATTAACCAGATCATCGCGGAGCTATGGCGCCTGACGtaccgcggcagcgacatTGACACAGTGGAGATCCGGTCAGAGACCGAGGGGACGACAACgactgcggcgcggcgcagctacAATTACCGCGTTGTCATGAAACGTGGAAACAATGAGATGGATATGCGtggtcgctgcagcgctgggcAGAAGGCTCTTGCCTCGATCATCATTCGGCTCGCGCTGAGCGAAGCCttctgctgcgactgcggtATCCTCGCCCTAGATGAACCGACAACAAacctcgacgacgacaacgctCGCAGCCTGGCGGACGCGCTGCGGACCCTCATTGAGGTGCGGAGGGCGGTGAAGCACTTTCAACTCGTTGTTATCACGCACGACGAGCAgtttgtgcgtgcgttgggTGGCCAGTCGCTGGAGAAGTTCTACTACGTTCACAAGGATCGCGAGGGTGCCTTCTCGGTGATTGACGAGCGCACATTTGACCAGCTCTTTGCGtga